A section of the Agromyces aurantiacus genome encodes:
- a CDS encoding ABC transporter substrate-binding protein: MSSRPLPQDPIVRALIAQARQAQMTRRGLLAGAGAGASALALAACSTGGGQAKPTAAADKSSTDKTLNWANWAAYIDEDDAGNYPTLVAFEEETGIKVNYEVAVDDNNTYYGKVKDQLALGQDIGADTVCLTDWMVSRWIRLGYTQELDHANIPNITNLTPSLENPDFDPGRKFSLPWQGGFAGICWNVEKVPGGLKSVEDLWNPELKGRIGVLSEMRDTMGLIMLQNGVDISGDWGDAEYDAAIEILDEQVANGQIRNIKGNSYLEDLKSEDTLAAICWSGDITVINAEAGDKWQFAIPDAGGTLWNDNFLIPIGSPRKTNAETLINYYYEPEVAAEVAAWVNYITPVVGAKEAAAAIDPELADNQLIFPDEETLSQAHIFRALSGAEEQKYQAQFQQILLGS; this comes from the coding sequence GTGAGCAGCCGACCCCTTCCCCAGGACCCCATCGTCCGCGCGCTGATCGCGCAGGCCCGCCAGGCGCAGATGACCCGCCGCGGCCTGCTCGCCGGCGCCGGCGCCGGCGCCTCCGCGCTGGCGCTCGCGGCGTGCTCGACCGGTGGCGGCCAGGCCAAGCCGACCGCCGCGGCCGACAAGTCCTCGACCGACAAGACCCTCAACTGGGCGAACTGGGCCGCGTACATCGACGAGGATGACGCCGGCAACTACCCCACGCTCGTCGCCTTCGAGGAGGAGACCGGCATCAAGGTCAACTACGAGGTGGCCGTCGACGACAACAACACCTACTACGGCAAGGTCAAGGACCAGCTCGCGCTCGGCCAGGACATCGGCGCCGACACGGTCTGCCTCACCGACTGGATGGTCTCGCGCTGGATCCGCCTCGGCTACACGCAGGAGCTCGACCACGCGAACATCCCGAACATCACGAACCTCACCCCCTCGCTCGAGAACCCCGACTTCGACCCGGGTCGCAAGTTCTCCCTGCCCTGGCAGGGCGGCTTCGCCGGCATCTGCTGGAACGTCGAGAAGGTCCCCGGCGGCCTGAAGTCCGTCGAAGACCTCTGGAACCCCGAGCTGAAGGGCCGCATCGGCGTGCTGTCGGAGATGCGCGACACGATGGGCCTCATCATGCTGCAGAACGGCGTCGACATCTCGGGCGACTGGGGCGACGCGGAGTACGACGCGGCCATCGAGATCCTCGACGAGCAGGTCGCCAACGGCCAGATCCGCAACATCAAGGGCAACTCGTACCTCGAGGACCTCAAGAGCGAGGACACGCTCGCGGCGATCTGCTGGTCGGGCGACATCACGGTGATCAACGCCGAGGCGGGCGACAAGTGGCAGTTCGCCATCCCCGACGCCGGCGGCACGCTGTGGAACGACAACTTCCTCATCCCGATCGGCTCGCCGCGCAAGACCAACGCCGAGACGCTCATCAACTACTACTACGAGCCCGAGGTCGCGGCCGAGGTCGCCGCGTGGGTGAACTACATCACCCCGGTCGTCGGCGCCAAGGAGGCCGCCGCCGCGATCGATCCCGAGCTCGCCGACAACCAGCTGATCTTCCCCGACGAGGAGACGCTCTCGCAGGCGCACATCTTCCGCGCGCTGTCGGGCGCCGAGGAGCAGAAGTACCAGGCGCAGTTCCAGCAGATCCTCCTGGGTTCGTGA
- a CDS encoding FtsK/SpoIIIE domain-containing protein, which produces MPEPVVAAGSPPLTLPPSPPEPARPGFPWIASIAPVAGAVVVWAVTGSAFALLFAALGPLVAIATMLDARRHGARARRAALAARSDALERLRAQVVDRHGLEREAAWRSTPSAREAILRAVPAWRHPVPRRVVVGRGTRPSGLRIDGVATDEHDAAVLREAARLDDAPVAVEAGEGIGFVGPAHLARAAARAAVVQCADAAAPGSLAVLLPATGWECLAALPHRSDDAGASTAVLAVVEADPAREVGGRAASASPPAGAIVIAVAGHPGALPPGPSAIVRVDGPRSGALHPAGGAHVELRPELLSAAEAATWAEGLDRAARRAGLASPERELPERVALESLEAEPPAERPDRSGLRVAVGECGQGRFELDLAAGPHALVAGTTGSGKSEFLLAWMTALALAYGPERVAFLLVDFKGGAAFEPIAALRHVTGIVTDLDEHEAARAVASIRAELRRREHVLRAAGARDVSVLDDGIELPRLVVVVDEFQAMVERFPELGDVIGDVAARGRSLGVHLVLASQRPNGVVREQVTANCGIRISLRVLQRADSLAVVGTDGASRIPPGRPGRAVGDRGDGCPVTFQSALAGAAVIEEARRRHAGASPPRRPWLDPLPRMVGLDSLEEVLAHGRRRATPSIPPVASSVGASAGAWHGGLALGVADDPDRQRRVRAEWHPGHDGPLAVLGAPGSGRSALLEALAAQVAAVAGDDAVLRLEGPRSRRWDAISSLRDAAGPSRRPALVVIDDLDTAFSSWPDEHRFAALAGLEHLLRSSRGTGVAVVASAARLAGLGAGLRDAFTATALLRHASRADLIHAGGAGELWHAEAPAGAGQWRGLRTQFLHAAPAARDHGDGPAPLDLAGHPLVAVASATPAADAAVLSSRWPAATLVRLGSTPDAAAEASAAIDASRVGGPQRILVGDADAWAANWSLTAAARSAATIVVHGGTAEFRALARGTGLPPLLDDHSAQCWIGRPEDPVARRRWLAADSTDSVRQAP; this is translated from the coding sequence GTGCCCGAACCCGTCGTCGCCGCCGGCTCCCCGCCCCTGACCCTCCCGCCGAGCCCGCCGGAGCCCGCGCGCCCCGGGTTCCCGTGGATCGCGTCGATCGCGCCCGTCGCGGGCGCGGTCGTCGTCTGGGCCGTCACGGGCTCCGCGTTCGCGCTGCTGTTCGCGGCGCTCGGTCCGCTCGTCGCGATCGCGACCATGCTCGATGCGCGGCGGCACGGTGCTCGCGCGCGGCGTGCGGCGCTCGCCGCGCGGTCGGACGCGCTCGAACGCCTGCGCGCCCAGGTCGTGGATCGCCACGGGCTCGAACGCGAGGCCGCGTGGCGCAGCACGCCCAGTGCGAGGGAGGCGATCCTGCGCGCGGTGCCCGCGTGGCGCCACCCGGTTCCCCGACGCGTCGTGGTCGGTCGCGGGACGCGTCCGAGCGGCCTCCGCATCGACGGGGTCGCGACCGACGAGCACGATGCCGCGGTGCTCCGCGAGGCGGCGCGGCTGGACGACGCGCCGGTCGCCGTCGAGGCGGGCGAGGGCATCGGCTTCGTCGGTCCGGCCCACCTCGCCCGGGCCGCGGCCCGCGCGGCGGTCGTCCAGTGCGCCGACGCCGCCGCACCCGGCTCGCTCGCGGTCCTCCTCCCGGCCACCGGGTGGGAGTGCCTGGCCGCGCTGCCCCACCGGAGCGACGACGCCGGAGCGTCCACTGCGGTCCTCGCCGTCGTCGAGGCGGATCCCGCCCGCGAGGTCGGCGGTCGCGCCGCCTCGGCCTCGCCGCCCGCCGGCGCGATCGTGATCGCGGTGGCCGGGCACCCCGGTGCGTTGCCGCCCGGCCCCAGCGCGATCGTCCGGGTCGACGGGCCCCGGTCGGGCGCGCTGCACCCCGCGGGGGGTGCGCACGTCGAGCTGAGGCCTGAACTGCTCTCCGCCGCCGAGGCCGCGACGTGGGCCGAGGGTCTGGATCGCGCGGCGCGCCGGGCGGGCCTGGCATCCCCCGAGCGGGAACTGCCCGAGCGGGTGGCACTCGAGTCCCTCGAGGCCGAGCCGCCGGCGGAGCGGCCCGATCGTTCCGGGCTCCGCGTCGCCGTCGGCGAATGCGGCCAGGGTCGGTTCGAGCTCGACCTCGCCGCGGGGCCCCATGCGCTCGTCGCCGGCACGACCGGAAGCGGCAAGAGCGAGTTCCTGCTCGCGTGGATGACGGCGCTCGCGCTCGCGTACGGCCCCGAACGCGTCGCGTTCCTGCTCGTCGACTTCAAGGGCGGCGCGGCGTTCGAGCCGATCGCCGCACTTCGCCACGTCACGGGCATCGTCACCGACCTCGACGAGCACGAGGCCGCGCGCGCCGTCGCGAGCATCCGGGCCGAGCTGCGGCGGCGCGAGCACGTGCTCCGGGCGGCCGGGGCGCGCGACGTGTCCGTGCTCGACGACGGCATCGAGCTGCCGCGCCTCGTCGTTGTCGTCGACGAGTTCCAGGCGATGGTCGAGCGCTTCCCCGAACTCGGCGACGTGATCGGCGATGTCGCCGCTCGCGGCCGCTCGCTGGGCGTGCACCTGGTCCTGGCGTCGCAGCGCCCCAACGGCGTGGTCCGGGAGCAGGTGACCGCCAACTGCGGGATCCGGATCTCGTTGCGGGTGCTCCAGCGCGCCGACAGCCTCGCCGTCGTCGGGACGGACGGCGCATCGCGCATCCCGCCCGGCCGACCCGGACGCGCGGTCGGCGACCGAGGCGACGGATGCCCGGTGACCTTCCAGTCCGCGCTCGCCGGCGCTGCCGTCATCGAGGAGGCGCGGCGCCGTCACGCCGGGGCGTCGCCGCCGCGCCGGCCGTGGCTCGACCCCTTGCCCCGCATGGTCGGGCTGGATTCCCTCGAGGAGGTGCTCGCCCACGGCCGGCGCCGGGCCACGCCGTCGATCCCGCCGGTGGCGTCGTCGGTCGGGGCATCCGCCGGTGCGTGGCACGGCGGGCTGGCACTCGGCGTGGCCGACGACCCCGACCGGCAGCGGCGCGTCCGCGCCGAATGGCACCCTGGGCACGACGGACCGCTCGCGGTGCTCGGGGCGCCGGGCTCGGGTCGCTCGGCGCTGCTCGAGGCGCTCGCGGCGCAGGTCGCCGCCGTCGCGGGCGACGACGCCGTGCTGCGCCTCGAGGGACCGCGCAGCCGACGATGGGATGCGATCTCGTCGCTCCGCGACGCCGCGGGCCCCTCGCGCCGGCCCGCGCTGGTGGTGATCGACGATCTCGACACGGCGTTCTCGTCGTGGCCCGACGAGCACCGGTTCGCGGCCCTCGCCGGCCTCGAGCACCTGCTGCGGTCGTCGCGCGGCACCGGGGTCGCCGTCGTGGCCTCCGCCGCGCGTCTCGCGGGGCTCGGGGCGGGACTGCGCGACGCGTTCACCGCGACCGCGCTGCTCCGGCACGCATCCCGGGCCGACCTGATCCATGCCGGGGGAGCGGGCGAGCTGTGGCACGCCGAGGCGCCTGCCGGCGCGGGCCAGTGGCGCGGACTGCGCACCCAGTTCCTGCATGCCGCACCGGCCGCGCGCGACCACGGCGACGGTCCCGCGCCGCTCGACCTCGCCGGGCATCCCCTCGTCGCGGTGGCGTCCGCGACGCCGGCCGCCGACGCCGCCGTCCTGTCGTCCAGGTGGCCGGCCGCCACGCTCGTGCGGCTCGGGTCGACGCCGGACGCGGCGGCGGAGGCATCGGCCGCGATCGACGCCTCGCGCGTCGGCGGCCCGCAGCGCATCCTGGTGGGCGATGCCGATGCCTGGGCCGCCAACTGGTCCCTGACAGCCGCGGCGCGTTCCGCGGCGACGATCGTGGTCCACGGCGGCACGGCCGAGTTCCGCGCGCTCGCGCGCGGAACGGGGCTGCCGCCGTTGCTCGACGACCACTCCGCCCAGTGCTGGATCGGCCGACCGGAGGACCCCGTCGCACGACGTCGGTGGTTGGCGGCGGATTCGACGGATTCCGTTCGTCAGGCGCCCTGA
- a CDS encoding DUF58 domain-containing protein has protein sequence MTFQTRSTIPEEAAKEGLLAVVIARAVVAGRAAASVADRWTSAVRAVVTPLGWGVVAGAVASLILGYGWGWGELVVIGWGLAFLVALASAWLAGRGAGSLELTLPVDRVAVGEAAEASLVAHNAGRRRFAAARLELPVGTRVLTRMIPALPRGGTFDERVAIPTERRGVVPVGPVRTVRADPLGLMRREIVWSDVRTLHVHPRTIAVSPLTTGFLRDLEGSPTRDLTVSDIAFHALREYQPGDDRRFIHWRSSAKTGTFMVRQFEETRRSRLMVLLDLAGDGYEDPDDFELAVSTAASLGARAIRDARTLSFVTSAPARAAGGATRAAMRELPTASRDRLLDALCLVEADERATGLAETVRAAAESVTGVSLAFVVTGGARALPDLRAAAARLPLGVEGIVVRCTHEGEAAGRAVGGLSVFDIGYLDDLRSMLARTASVA, from the coding sequence GTGACCTTCCAGACCCGATCGACGATCCCCGAGGAGGCGGCCAAGGAGGGCCTGCTCGCGGTCGTCATCGCGCGCGCGGTCGTCGCCGGGCGGGCCGCGGCATCCGTCGCCGACCGATGGACCTCGGCGGTGCGCGCCGTCGTCACGCCACTCGGCTGGGGGGTCGTCGCGGGCGCCGTGGCGAGCCTCATCCTCGGCTACGGATGGGGATGGGGCGAGCTCGTCGTCATCGGGTGGGGTCTGGCGTTCCTCGTCGCGCTCGCATCGGCGTGGCTCGCCGGACGAGGCGCCGGCAGCCTCGAGCTCACGCTCCCGGTCGACCGGGTCGCGGTCGGCGAGGCGGCCGAGGCGAGCCTCGTCGCGCACAACGCCGGTCGCCGGCGGTTCGCGGCGGCGCGCCTCGAGCTGCCGGTCGGCACCCGGGTGCTCACGCGAATGATCCCCGCGCTGCCCCGCGGCGGAACCTTCGACGAGCGCGTCGCGATCCCGACGGAGCGGCGCGGCGTCGTGCCCGTCGGCCCCGTCCGGACGGTCCGCGCCGACCCCCTCGGGCTGATGCGCCGCGAGATCGTCTGGTCCGACGTCCGCACCCTGCACGTGCACCCCCGCACGATCGCCGTGTCACCGCTGACCACCGGCTTCCTGCGCGACCTCGAGGGCAGCCCGACGCGCGACCTCACGGTCAGCGACATCGCCTTCCACGCCCTGCGCGAGTACCAGCCGGGAGACGACCGTCGCTTCATCCACTGGCGCAGCTCGGCCAAGACCGGCACGTTCATGGTCCGCCAGTTCGAGGAGACCCGCCGCAGCCGCCTGATGGTGCTGCTCGACCTCGCCGGCGACGGCTACGAGGACCCGGACGACTTCGAACTGGCCGTGAGCACGGCCGCATCGCTCGGCGCACGCGCCATCCGGGACGCCCGCACGCTCAGCTTCGTCACCTCCGCCCCGGCACGCGCCGCCGGCGGAGCGACACGCGCCGCGATGCGCGAACTGCCCACGGCGTCGCGCGATCGCCTGCTCGACGCGCTGTGCCTCGTCGAGGCCGACGAACGGGCGACCGGGCTCGCCGAGACCGTGCGCGCCGCGGCCGAGTCGGTGACCGGCGTGTCGCTGGCCTTCGTGGTGACCGGCGGTGCTCGCGCCCTGCCCGACCTGCGCGCGGCGGCCGCGCGCCTCCCGCTCGGCGTCGAGGGCATCGTGGTGCGGTGCACGCACGAGGGCGAGGCCGCTGGGCGCGCGGTCGGCGGCCTGTCGGTGTTCGACATCGGCTACCTCGACGACCTGCGCTCGATGCTCGCCCGGACGGCGTCGGTCGCATGA
- a CDS encoding ABC transporter ATP-binding protein produces MSGREFAERGADLELVGIQKRFPGFTAIEELDLTIPAGSFFALLGPSGCGKTTTLRLVAGLEEPTKGRILIGGKDVTDTKAHQRPVNTVFQSYALFPHMSIIENVAFGLKRRKMDDPMGKAHEALRLVELDHLAQRRPAQLSGGQQQRVALARAIVNRPALLLLDEPLGALDLKLRRQMQLELKTIQEEVGLTFLHVTHDQEEAMTMADTVAVMNKGAIEQMGAPEELYELPRTAFVANFLGKSNLFTGDVVETTSTAVTVDAGGHRITVPAARAQRHQGLVTVGVRPEKVALHLEAPTATADRNVLGPGRVIDVSFAGVSTEYIVAIPGVGTISVFAQNVGFGPVTSEGGEVWVSWNVEHGFGLADEPDESSRFPADADTQSIAVQRREALISELEGS; encoded by the coding sequence ATGTCGGGTCGTGAATTCGCCGAACGCGGCGCCGACCTCGAACTGGTCGGCATCCAGAAGCGCTTCCCGGGCTTCACCGCCATCGAGGAGCTCGACCTGACGATCCCGGCGGGATCGTTCTTCGCGCTGCTGGGGCCCTCGGGCTGCGGCAAGACGACCACCCTGCGTCTCGTCGCCGGGCTCGAGGAGCCCACGAAGGGCCGCATCCTCATCGGCGGGAAGGACGTGACCGACACCAAGGCGCATCAGCGCCCGGTCAACACGGTGTTCCAGAGCTACGCCCTCTTCCCGCACATGTCGATCATCGAGAACGTCGCCTTCGGCCTGAAGCGCCGCAAGATGGACGACCCGATGGGCAAGGCGCACGAGGCCCTCCGCCTGGTCGAGCTCGACCACCTGGCGCAGCGGCGCCCTGCGCAGCTGTCCGGTGGACAGCAGCAGCGCGTCGCGCTCGCCCGCGCGATCGTGAACCGCCCGGCACTGCTCCTCCTCGACGAGCCGCTCGGCGCGCTCGACCTGAAGCTGCGCCGGCAGATGCAGCTCGAGCTCAAGACGATCCAAGAGGAGGTCGGCCTGACCTTCCTGCACGTCACGCACGATCAGGAGGAGGCCATGACCATGGCCGACACCGTGGCCGTCATGAACAAGGGCGCGATCGAGCAGATGGGCGCGCCCGAGGAGCTCTACGAGCTGCCGCGCACGGCATTCGTGGCCAACTTCCTCGGCAAGTCGAACCTCTTCACGGGCGACGTGGTCGAGACCACGAGCACGGCCGTCACGGTCGACGCCGGCGGACACCGCATCACGGTTCCGGCCGCTCGTGCGCAGCGCCACCAGGGCCTGGTGACGGTCGGCGTGCGGCCCGAGAAGGTCGCGCTCCACCTCGAGGCGCCCACCGCGACCGCCGATCGCAACGTGCTCGGGCCCGGCCGCGTCATCGACGTGTCCTTCGCGGGCGTGAGCACCGAGTACATCGTCGCGATCCCCGGGGTCGGCACGATCTCGGTGTTCGCCCAGAACGTGGGCTTCGGGCCGGTCACGTCCGAGGGCGGCGAGGTGTGGGTGAGCTGGAACGTCGAGCACGGCTTCGGCTTGGCCGACGAGCCCGACGAGTCGAGCCGGTTCCCGGCCGACGCCGACACGCAGTCGATCGCGGTCCAGCGTCGCGAGGCGCTGATCTCGGAGCTCGAGGGAAGCTGA
- a CDS encoding transglutaminase family protein yields MSGAPDPRRAPGSTVRMLRTRPNGLRGRSPLSVALSVVMVAVLCLAAMIPWWPIYESPAFVVAAVVAVLAGCAIGLLGAAFSWPSWAVASGVVGAFLVLGVPFAVPTRAYLGALPTAEGLVELVAATALSWKQLVTITVPVGSYQALLVPPFLLGLVAGAVAVTIALRTRHAAAAILPPAVVLVAGIALGVVHDDLAIEAGLAFLLAAIAWLVRVAIAERRRAAVDRPVDAALIDARRIVAASALTAVALAGATAAAVAVPPGPREVVRAELQPPFEPNDYDSPLAGFRSAFDPQAAADEMLRVRGLPDGAGIRVATLDTYDGVVYSVGGGDGAAGSGQFVRLPYRLDQSATPGEGVRLDVEVLGYDDVWVPGVGRLEEIRFRGARSSTLTEQFYYNDVTGTGGVRSGLQRGDGYAADSVASLEPVDLAGLSPGGAVLPEAPDLPEELARLLDEWAPASDSQGERLAAVIAGFHREGYVSHGLEDEEPSRSGHALDRLAEFATVKPMVGDGEQYAVAAALMARSIGFPARVVVGYLPPRDAEPGDGGVRVFRSGDLQAWIEVQSDQGDWVQVDPNPERREIPERQPDEPTVVSRPQSALPPPDDPTPVDDLAAEPDPGADDPDDADGWLLALLDALRIAGIVLAVVALVASPFIAIVVAKARRRRLRRRAGTPVERIEGGWQEFTDTAKDYGYPILPTATRAEQAATVGGLAPAVLAAVVDRAVFAPDGPDTGDDERVWTAVDELQRRLAEPRSWRERLRAAVSLGSLGGYAGSRKGAGT; encoded by the coding sequence ATGAGCGGCGCGCCGGACCCGCGCCGCGCGCCGGGATCGACGGTGCGGATGCTGCGCACCCGCCCGAACGGCCTGCGCGGTCGCAGCCCGCTCTCCGTGGCGCTCTCGGTGGTCATGGTCGCGGTGCTGTGCCTCGCGGCGATGATCCCGTGGTGGCCGATCTACGAGAGTCCGGCGTTCGTCGTCGCGGCGGTCGTCGCGGTCCTCGCCGGGTGCGCGATCGGGCTGCTCGGCGCGGCGTTCTCGTGGCCGTCGTGGGCCGTCGCGTCCGGCGTCGTGGGCGCCTTCCTCGTCCTCGGCGTGCCGTTCGCCGTCCCCACCCGCGCCTACCTCGGCGCGCTGCCCACCGCCGAGGGGCTCGTCGAACTCGTGGCCGCCACCGCCCTCTCGTGGAAGCAGCTGGTCACCATCACCGTCCCGGTCGGGTCGTACCAGGCGCTGCTCGTGCCGCCGTTCCTGCTCGGCCTGGTCGCCGGGGCCGTCGCAGTCACCATCGCGCTCCGCACGCGTCACGCGGCCGCCGCGATCCTCCCGCCCGCGGTCGTGCTCGTCGCGGGCATCGCGCTCGGCGTCGTGCACGACGACCTCGCGATCGAGGCCGGGCTCGCCTTCCTCCTCGCCGCGATCGCGTGGCTCGTCCGCGTGGCCATCGCCGAACGGCGTCGGGCCGCGGTCGACCGCCCGGTGGACGCCGCCCTGATCGACGCACGCCGCATCGTCGCGGCATCGGCGCTGACGGCGGTCGCACTGGCGGGGGCGACGGCCGCCGCCGTGGCGGTCCCGCCCGGACCGCGCGAGGTCGTGCGCGCGGAGCTGCAGCCGCCGTTCGAGCCGAACGACTACGACTCCCCGCTCGCCGGGTTCCGCTCGGCCTTCGACCCGCAGGCGGCCGCCGACGAGATGCTCCGCGTGCGGGGCCTGCCCGATGGCGCGGGCATCCGCGTGGCGACGCTCGACACGTACGACGGCGTCGTGTACTCGGTCGGCGGCGGGGACGGTGCCGCGGGCTCGGGCCAGTTCGTGCGCCTGCCGTACCGCCTCGACCAGTCGGCCACCCCCGGCGAAGGCGTCCGCCTCGACGTCGAGGTGCTCGGCTACGACGACGTCTGGGTCCCGGGGGTGGGGCGGCTCGAGGAGATCCGGTTCCGCGGGGCGCGGAGCTCCACGCTGACGGAGCAGTTCTACTACAACGACGTGACCGGAACGGGCGGGGTGCGCTCCGGACTGCAACGCGGCGACGGCTACGCGGCCGATTCCGTGGCCTCGCTCGAGCCGGTCGACCTCGCCGGGCTGAGCCCCGGCGGGGCCGTGCTGCCCGAGGCGCCGGACCTGCCCGAGGAGCTCGCCCGGCTCCTCGACGAGTGGGCGCCGGCCTCCGACTCGCAGGGCGAACGGCTCGCCGCCGTGATCGCCGGCTTCCATCGCGAGGGCTACGTCAGCCACGGGCTCGAGGACGAGGAACCCAGCCGCTCGGGTCACGCGCTGGACCGTCTGGCCGAGTTCGCGACCGTCAAGCCCATGGTGGGCGATGGCGAGCAGTACGCGGTGGCGGCCGCGCTCATGGCCCGGAGCATCGGATTCCCGGCCCGCGTCGTGGTGGGCTACCTCCCGCCGCGCGACGCCGAACCCGGCGACGGCGGCGTGCGGGTGTTCCGCAGCGGCGATCTGCAGGCCTGGATCGAGGTGCAGTCCGACCAGGGCGATTGGGTCCAGGTGGACCCGAACCCGGAGCGCCGCGAGATCCCGGAACGGCAGCCGGACGAGCCGACGGTCGTGTCGCGTCCGCAGTCCGCGCTGCCCCCGCCCGACGACCCCACGCCCGTGGACGACCTGGCCGCGGAACCCGACCCCGGCGCGGACGACCCGGACGATGCCGACGGATGGCTGCTCGCCCTCCTCGACGCGCTCCGCATCGCGGGGATCGTCCTGGCCGTCGTGGCATTGGTCGCGAGCCCCTTCATCGCGATCGTCGTCGCCAAGGCGCGGCGCCGTCGGCTCCGACGCCGTGCGGGCACGCCGGTGGAGCGCATCGAGGGCGGATGGCAGGAGTTCACCGACACCGCGAAGGACTACGGGTACCCGATCCTGCCGACCGCGACGCGCGCCGAGCAGGCCGCCACCGTGGGCGGACTGGCCCCCGCCGTGCTCGCCGCGGTCGTCGACCGCGCGGTGTTCGCACCCGACGGACCCGACACCGGCGACGACGAGCGCGTCTGGACGGCCGTCGACGAGCTCCAGCGGCGCCTCGCGGAACCTCGGTCGTGGCGCGAACGGCTTCGCGCCGCCGTCTCGCTCGGGTCGCTCGGAGGGTACGCTGGCTCGCGGAAGGGAGCCGGAACGTGA
- a CDS encoding AAA family ATPase, with amino-acid sequence MTMTPEDATRFAANLDRLVGAVEEVLLGKNRVIRLAFTALLSEGHLLLEDVPGTGKTSLARAMAQSVAGTSNRVQFTPDLLPGDITGVSVYDQRTGAFEFHPGPVFANIVLADEINRASPKTQSALLEVMEEGQVTVDGQSHPVGRPFMVIATQNPVEQAGTYRLPEAQLDRFLMRTSIGYPDHASTIRILEGTDQRAHDQQIEPRLRADEIVEMAGLARTVYVDPTIHDYVSRLVDATRTAREVRLGVSVRGALALVRAAKTHAAGRGRHYVVPDDVKALAEPVLAHRLILDPEAEFDGVTASNLIAQVLIETPPPSARQAG; translated from the coding sequence ATGACCATGACTCCGGAGGACGCGACCCGATTCGCCGCGAACCTCGACCGGCTCGTGGGTGCCGTCGAGGAGGTGCTGCTCGGCAAGAACCGCGTCATCCGCCTCGCCTTCACCGCGCTGCTCAGCGAGGGGCACCTGCTGCTCGAGGACGTCCCGGGCACCGGCAAGACCTCCCTGGCCCGGGCCATGGCCCAGTCGGTGGCGGGCACGAGCAACCGCGTGCAGTTCACGCCCGACCTCCTGCCCGGCGACATCACGGGCGTCTCCGTCTACGACCAGCGCACGGGCGCGTTCGAGTTCCATCCCGGTCCGGTGTTCGCCAACATCGTGCTCGCCGACGAGATCAACCGCGCGAGCCCCAAGACGCAGTCGGCACTGCTCGAGGTCATGGAGGAGGGACAGGTCACCGTCGACGGGCAGAGCCACCCCGTGGGCCGCCCGTTCATGGTCATCGCCACCCAGAACCCGGTCGAACAGGCCGGAACCTACCGGCTGCCCGAGGCGCAGCTCGACCGGTTCCTCATGCGCACCTCGATCGGCTACCCCGACCACGCGTCGACGATCCGCATCCTCGAGGGCACCGACCAGCGCGCCCACGACCAGCAGATCGAGCCGCGGCTGCGCGCCGACGAGATCGTCGAGATGGCCGGCCTGGCCCGCACCGTCTACGTCGATCCGACCATCCACGACTACGTCTCGCGCCTCGTCGACGCCACGCGCACCGCGCGCGAGGTGCGCCTCGGCGTGAGCGTGCGCGGCGCGCTCGCGCTCGTGCGCGCGGCCAAGACGCATGCGGCCGGCCGCGGCCGCCATTACGTGGTGCCCGACGATGTCAAGGCGCTCGCCGAGCCCGTGCTGGCGCATCGGCTGATCCTCGATCCCGAGGCGGAGTTCGACGGCGTGACCGCCTCCAACCTGATCGCCCAGGTGCTGATCGAGACGCCGCCACCCTCCGCGAGGCAGGCGGGGTGA
- a CDS encoding ABC transporter permease: MAFAAFATAEVQAQAPKRRSPIALFLLLPGILYLVLFFLTPLISLVLTSLQAPSEFGDIGVYDYAFNWQNYVDVVQQYWPHILRSFGYALTATVFALLFSYPIAYFIGVKARPWPLLQSLLLVLVIAPFFISFLLRTLAWKQILSDESIVITSLKALGMLAPDAYFAGTPFAVIFGLTYNFIPFMTLPLYTTLERLDTRYLEAGSDLYANPFTVFRKVTIPLSMPGIVAGTLLTFIPAAGDYVNASRDFLGGPDTQMMGNVIEANFLVLLNYPAAAALSIILMGAILVLVGVYVKRSGTEDLL, translated from the coding sequence ATGGCCTTCGCAGCATTCGCGACGGCGGAGGTCCAGGCCCAGGCACCGAAGCGGAGGAGCCCCATCGCGCTCTTCCTGCTCCTGCCGGGCATCCTCTACCTCGTCCTCTTCTTCCTGACGCCGCTGATCTCGCTGGTGCTCACCTCGCTGCAGGCGCCGAGCGAGTTCGGCGACATCGGGGTGTACGACTACGCGTTCAACTGGCAGAACTACGTCGACGTCGTCCAGCAGTACTGGCCGCACATCCTCCGCTCGTTCGGCTACGCGCTCACGGCGACGGTGTTCGCGCTCCTGTTTAGCTATCCGATCGCGTACTTCATCGGCGTCAAGGCCCGGCCCTGGCCGCTCCTGCAGAGCCTCCTGCTCGTGCTCGTGATCGCCCCGTTCTTCATCAGCTTCCTGCTGCGCACCCTCGCGTGGAAGCAGATCCTGTCGGACGAGTCGATCGTGATCACCTCGCTGAAGGCCCTCGGGATGCTCGCGCCCGATGCCTACTTCGCGGGAACCCCGTTCGCGGTCATCTTCGGGTTGACGTACAACTTCATCCCGTTCATGACGCTCCCGCTCTACACGACGCTCGAGCGGCTCGACACCCGGTACCTCGAAGCGGGCAGCGACCTCTACGCGAACCCGTTCACGGTGTTCCGGAAGGTCACCATCCCGCTCTCCATGCCGGGCATCGTGGCCGGCACGCTGCTGACCTTCATCCCGGCGGCGGGCGACTACGTCAACGCGAGCCGCGACTTCCTCGGAGGTCCCGACACGCAGATGATGGGCAACGTGATCGAGGCGAACTTCCTCGTGCTGCTGAACTACCCGGCGGCCGCGGCGCTCTCGATCATCCTGATGGGCGCGATCCTCGTGCTCGTCGGCGTCTACGTCAAGCGATCCGGAACGGAGGACCTGCTGTGA